The following proteins are encoded in a genomic region of Lachnospiraceae bacterium KM106-2:
- a CDS encoding beta-glucoside bgl operon antiterminator, BglG family: MYVIKKVINNNIVCSTDELGNEIILRGLGIGFNKKAKDTVPKEAVEKIYRSDSEKVTNKLEKLIQDIPYEHLKVSTDIVDYAANVLGRKLNEKIYLTLTDHISFAIERKKMGLEYQNPLLWEIRNFYPKEFQISSHALEMIEESLGIRLVQDEAGFIALHIVNAQLETDMGSMIGITELIQAILEIIEGYYEVKLDKSTFHFERFVTHLKYFAQKVFSPVEDEDDDSELLEIVKKRYKNDFKCAEQIKQYVEEKYKKSVSDEELIFLTIHLRKLITQ, translated from the coding sequence ATGTACGTTATTAAGAAGGTAATCAACAATAACATTGTCTGCTCCACTGATGAACTAGGAAACGAGATCATCTTAAGGGGATTAGGAATTGGATTCAATAAGAAAGCGAAGGATACGGTACCCAAAGAAGCTGTTGAAAAGATCTATCGTTCTGACAGTGAAAAGGTAACCAATAAGTTAGAAAAATTGATTCAAGATATTCCTTATGAACATTTAAAGGTAAGCACTGACATTGTTGATTATGCAGCAAATGTTTTAGGAAGAAAATTAAATGAGAAGATTTATCTGACTTTAACCGATCATATCAGCTTTGCAATTGAACGTAAAAAGATGGGGTTAGAATATCAGAATCCACTTTTATGGGAGATTCGTAACTTCTACCCAAAAGAATTTCAAATCAGTTCTCATGCGCTTGAAATGATAGAAGAGAGTCTCGGAATCAGACTAGTTCAGGATGAGGCAGGGTTTATCGCGTTACATATTGTAAATGCTCAGTTAGAGACAGACATGGGAAGTATGATAGGGATCACAGAGCTGATTCAGGCAATTTTAGAAATTATTGAGGGTTATTATGAAGTGAAGCTCGACAAGTCAACTTTTCATTTTGAACGATTTGTAACACATTTAAAATATTTTGCTCAGAAAGTATTCTCACCTGTAGAGGATGAGGACGATGATAGCGAACTATTAGAAATCGTGAAGAAACGTTATAAAAACGATTTTAAGTGCGCAGAGCAGATAAAGCAATATGTGGAAGAGAAGTACAAGAAATCTGTATCAGATGAAGAACTGATCTTCTTAACCATACACTTAAGAAAGTTAATTACACAATAG
- a CDS encoding putative membrane protein has translation MQRIISVIFGNVLMGVVVGIMSFMKVGTDVFTGMNLGISDKIGMSLGYEELIVNGLLLIFVIVTARKYIGFGTIVNMVIIGFIVEWTEKWMQPLAFINDYFWLRMVLMVIGILLLSLSLGFYLSPNMGMAPYDALAYIIHEKWLTNVQYRYIRMTQDVIALIIGFVLGTTIGPNTFISSFLLGPLIQFMRTHVTDRLFSE, from the coding sequence ATGCAAAGAATCATTTCTGTTATATTTGGAAATGTTCTTATGGGTGTAGTCGTTGGAATTATGAGCTTTATGAAAGTAGGCACTGATGTATTCACCGGAATGAATCTTGGCATTAGTGACAAAATTGGCATGTCACTTGGCTATGAAGAGCTGATCGTCAACGGACTACTATTAATATTTGTTATCGTAACGGCAAGAAAGTACATAGGTTTTGGAACTATTGTGAATATGGTGATCATAGGGTTTATTGTGGAATGGACCGAAAAGTGGATGCAGCCACTCGCTTTTATTAACGATTATTTTTGGCTTCGTATGGTATTAATGGTGATCGGAATTCTCTTACTTAGTCTCAGTCTTGGATTTTATTTGTCACCGAATATGGGAATGGCACCATATGATGCACTTGCTTATATCATTCATGAGAAATGGTTAACAAATGTGCAGTATCGATACATCAGAATGACTCAGGATGTAATCGCTTTGATCATAGGGTTTGTGTTAGGAACAACTATTGGTCCGAATACATTTATTTCCTCATTTTTACTAGGACCCCTAATTCAGTTTATGCGAACTCACGTGACAGATCGTTTATTTAGTGAATAG
- a CDS encoding neopullulanase has translation MNIKAVSHIPKSNYAFAYNSSELHIRLRTAKDDMDEVRLFYGMKYEWDKKRLATMEKILSDGLYDYYEYKVKCPDSRIGYYFELQKGKEVLCYTETGFVEEFDDKMAYCYFFQYPYVNANDVHRVPDWIHSTTFYQIFVERFFNGDVKNSPSPLTPWEEEPTPTSFYGGDLKGIITKMDYLVELGISGIYLTPIFESVSNHKYDIKDYKRIDPFFGTEDDLRTLIERAHSHGIKIVLDAVFNHCSSEFPPFMDVIKKGKQSKYWNWFFVEGDKVNLAKPNYKMFAFVPYMPKLNTANEEVRDYLYEVITYWTSEFAIDGWRLDVSDEIDHEFWRGMRKLVKEINPEAILIGENWHDAYPWLKGDQFDSVMNYPLTKLSLDYFARKIITAKEFSEGLATLLMRYSDQVNEAMLNLLDSHDTERFLTTCKENKKSLMNAAAFLYGYLGMPCTYYGTEIGMDGVYDPGCRKGFEWNQKHWDVTLYQFYKKLIHIRNEEKVLQDGGIRFYSSEQVFVMMRENSEDRIYILINNTEEEQVFDCEKLKPGTYLELFHGEKISVSRNTKISLTGESTLYLKVTHK, from the coding sequence GTGAATATAAAGGCAGTTAGTCATATTCCAAAGAGCAATTATGCCTTTGCCTATAACTCCAGTGAACTGCATATTCGTTTACGGACAGCAAAAGATGACATGGATGAGGTCAGGCTGTTTTATGGTATGAAGTATGAGTGGGATAAGAAAAGATTGGCAACAATGGAGAAAATCTTATCCGATGGGTTATATGACTATTATGAGTATAAAGTAAAATGTCCAGATTCAAGAATTGGTTATTATTTCGAACTACAGAAAGGAAAAGAAGTGTTATGTTATACCGAGACAGGATTCGTAGAAGAGTTTGATGATAAAATGGCATATTGTTATTTCTTTCAATATCCTTATGTCAATGCAAATGACGTACATCGAGTACCAGACTGGATCCACAGTACAACTTTTTATCAGATATTTGTGGAACGATTCTTCAACGGTGATGTAAAGAATTCACCTTCGCCCCTAACACCTTGGGAGGAGGAACCTACACCTACTAGTTTTTATGGCGGAGATTTAAAAGGAATCATTACAAAGATGGATTACTTGGTTGAACTTGGAATCAGCGGAATATACCTAACTCCGATTTTTGAGTCAGTAAGTAACCACAAGTATGATATTAAAGATTATAAAAGAATTGATCCCTTTTTTGGAACAGAAGATGACTTACGAACTTTGATCGAGAGGGCACATTCTCATGGAATCAAAATTGTCTTAGATGCAGTGTTTAACCATTGCAGCAGTGAATTTCCACCCTTTATGGACGTTATCAAAAAGGGGAAACAGTCAAAGTATTGGAATTGGTTCTTTGTTGAAGGAGATAAGGTGAATCTAGCTAAGCCCAATTATAAAATGTTTGCCTTTGTGCCCTATATGCCAAAGTTAAATACAGCAAATGAAGAAGTCAGAGATTATCTCTATGAGGTGATTACCTATTGGACAAGTGAATTTGCTATCGATGGCTGGCGGTTAGATGTGTCGGATGAAATTGATCATGAATTCTGGCGAGGAATGAGAAAATTGGTAAAGGAGATTAATCCAGAAGCAATTTTGATCGGAGAGAACTGGCACGATGCCTATCCATGGTTAAAAGGCGATCAGTTTGACAGTGTAATGAATTATCCATTAACCAAACTTTCCTTAGATTACTTTGCACGAAAGATAATTACGGCAAAAGAATTTAGTGAAGGATTAGCAACTTTGTTAATGCGTTACTCCGATCAGGTTAATGAGGCAATGCTCAATTTATTAGATAGTCATGATACAGAGCGATTCTTAACAACTTGTAAAGAAAATAAAAAATCGCTCATGAATGCAGCAGCATTTCTATACGGCTATCTAGGTATGCCATGTACATATTACGGAACAGAGATAGGGATGGACGGTGTTTATGATCCAGGATGTCGGAAGGGATTTGAGTGGAATCAGAAACACTGGGATGTAACACTCTATCAGTTTTATAAAAAGTTGATTCATATAAGGAACGAGGAAAAAGTATTACAGGATGGAGGGATTCGATTCTATTCTTCAGAACAGGTATTCGTTATGATGAGAGAAAATTCCGAAGATAGAATCTATATTTTGATCAATAACACAGAGGAAGAGCAAGTGTTTGATTGTGAAAAGTTAAAGCCGGGGACGTATCTAGAGTTATTCCATGGTGAAAAGATTTCTGTCTCAAGGAACACGAAGATCTCATTAACAGGAGAGAGTACACTTTATCTAAAGGTAACTCACAAATAG
- a CDS encoding maltose/maltodextrin ABC transporter, substrate binding periplasmic protein MalE, whose amino-acid sequence MKKMITIVLTVLMVLSLAGCKRELPTTATKKQETKAKTIKDLKPEKGASLILWTKKKEYGEGLAKAFTAKYNIPVKVEEVGLETIKKISLDGPTGKGADVFQCAHDAFPQGVQAGLFRKLDQVVADNVRKNVSEVAVKTCSKGNDLYGVPVSMECMCLFYNKDLVGDKPATTLEQIMEEAKTFNNKDKNQFELLWKPGDGYQASPILSVGGFQLFGKDGTDEKNPGFDTDEFEKGLELLSRLHESIPISSTDLSNGSFFKKQLADGKTPYIVDGPWDINELKQKKVNFGVAMLPTYEGKQMTSFAGVQNMHISAYTKYPIASELLISFAGSEEGAKILNDTTKEIPTLKDVSKVNGLNEDDNVQNVIKQFNNSIPMPSVKNISVYWDVAESVGKAVFDGKITPAEGRKKAMKDWKAAIETGE is encoded by the coding sequence ATGAAGAAAATGATAACAATTGTATTAACCGTACTCATGGTCCTTTCTCTTGCAGGTTGTAAGAGAGAGTTACCAACGACAGCGACAAAGAAGCAAGAGACGAAAGCGAAGACGATTAAGGATCTGAAACCAGAGAAAGGTGCTTCCTTGATCCTTTGGACAAAGAAAAAGGAATATGGAGAAGGACTTGCGAAAGCCTTCACGGCCAAATATAACATTCCGGTCAAGGTAGAAGAAGTAGGGTTGGAAACTATTAAAAAGATCAGTTTGGATGGACCTACGGGAAAAGGGGCCGATGTGTTCCAATGTGCTCATGATGCATTTCCACAAGGAGTACAAGCCGGACTCTTTCGTAAGTTAGATCAAGTAGTTGCAGATAATGTAAGAAAGAATGTGTCTGAAGTAGCGGTAAAGACATGCTCTAAAGGAAATGATCTATATGGTGTTCCGGTATCAATGGAATGTATGTGTTTATTTTATAATAAGGATCTTGTTGGAGACAAACCTGCAACCACGTTAGAGCAGATCATGGAAGAAGCAAAGACATTTAATAATAAAGATAAGAATCAGTTCGAACTCTTATGGAAACCAGGCGATGGTTATCAAGCATCTCCAATTCTTTCTGTAGGTGGATTCCAATTATTCGGTAAAGATGGAACGGATGAGAAAAATCCTGGATTTGATACGGACGAGTTTGAAAAAGGTCTTGAATTGTTAAGTAGGCTGCATGAGAGTATTCCAATTTCTTCGACTGACCTGAGTAATGGATCTTTCTTTAAGAAACAATTAGCAGATGGAAAGACACCTTATATCGTAGATGGACCTTGGGATATCAATGAACTGAAACAAAAGAAGGTTAACTTTGGAGTTGCAATGCTTCCAACTTATGAGGGCAAACAAATGACTTCTTTTGCAGGCGTACAAAATATGCATATATCTGCTTATACGAAATATCCGATTGCTTCTGAACTTTTAATTAGTTTTGCTGGGTCAGAAGAAGGAGCTAAGATACTAAATGATACAACGAAGGAGATCCCAACACTAAAAGATGTATCTAAGGTCAATGGATTAAATGAAGATGATAATGTCCAAAATGTGATCAAACAATTTAATAATTCCATTCCAATGCCAAGTGTAAAGAATATCTCCGTATATTGGGATGTTGCAGAGTCTGTAGGAAAAGCAGTATTTGATGGGAAGATCACACCTGCCGAGGGAAGAAAAAAGGCTATGAAGGATTGGAAAGCAGCCATTGAGACAGGAGAATAA
- a CDS encoding maltose/maltodextrin ABC transporter, permease protein MalG, with the protein MKKLKAVLINLELILMCIIVIVPIVWIVLSAFNADQGLATSSLIPSKLTLHNFTKLLHTTKYGVWFKNTLMVAVVNSFVSVALVMLTSWVMSRFHFKGKKASLLSILILSMFPSFLSMTAIYTLFVTLGLIGKPLALVLIYAAGAIPYNVWLVKGYLDGIPKAIDEAAYIDGSTKLKTFFQIILPMSKPIITYVAVSQFMTPWMDYILPNLLLTGDDNKTLAVGIYSLITGRENTKFTLFAAGAVLVAIPITIIYLLFQKYLVEGISAGASKE; encoded by the coding sequence ATGAAGAAGTTAAAAGCGGTACTGATCAATTTAGAACTGATATTGATGTGTATCATTGTTATCGTACCGATCGTATGGATTGTCTTATCTGCATTTAATGCAGATCAAGGATTAGCAACATCATCCTTGATCCCTAGCAAATTAACGCTTCATAATTTCACAAAACTCTTACATACAACAAAGTATGGAGTTTGGTTCAAAAATACCTTAATGGTTGCGGTAGTGAATTCCTTTGTATCGGTTGCCTTAGTTATGTTGACATCCTGGGTAATGTCCAGATTTCATTTTAAAGGGAAGAAAGCTAGTTTATTATCCATCTTGATTTTATCTATGTTCCCAAGCTTCTTATCTATGACAGCAATCTATACGCTATTTGTAACATTAGGACTGATCGGTAAGCCACTTGCTTTAGTTCTAATTTATGCAGCAGGAGCAATTCCTTATAATGTATGGTTAGTCAAAGGTTACTTGGATGGAATTCCAAAGGCGATCGATGAAGCGGCTTATATCGATGGTAGTACGAAGCTGAAAACATTTTTTCAGATCATCTTACCGATGTCAAAGCCGATCATTACCTATGTTGCGGTATCCCAGTTTATGACTCCATGGATGGATTATATCCTGCCAAATTTACTGTTAACCGGTGATGATAACAAAACGTTAGCAGTTGGTATCTACAGTCTGATAACGGGACGAGAGAATACGAAGTTTACTTTATTCGCAGCAGGAGCAGTTTTAGTGGCAATACCAATTACAATTATCTATTTGCTATTTCAAAAGTATCTGGTTGAGGGCATTTCTGCCGGAGCCAGCAAAGAATAA
- a CDS encoding maltose/maltodextrin ABC transporter, permease protein MalF — MNKRKLAPILSAFIWGSGQFFLCKQRIKGLIFFLIQFLVIGIELISGYWPEYFAGMIPDFNIRIYGGFFTRGIWGLRTLGEVPGVEGGDHSTLLMVNGIIVLLILIIVGLIYIWNIVDAYRTAKRVEETQQYITSKQYAKRLYQKSFAYIILAPIGILVLFVNFMPILFAFLTAFTNYNRDHLPPANLLDWVGFSNFAKLLKVPVWTSTFLQVLIWTLVWSVVATFSTYFLGMFQAMLLNSKCVKFKSIYRGIMILPWAIPQMISLLVFKNLLNSQFGPLNQFLLNIGLIHERIPFLTDPFVARITVIVVNLWLGFPMYMIMIQGVLSNIDHSLIEAAEIDGAGTIKVFTKITLPLVSKATAPLVVMNLAANFNGFGSIFFLTDGGPTNASLQFAGDTDILISWIYKLTLNQQIYDMAAVMSIILFIFIGSISFWNFRRTRAFKEVDD; from the coding sequence ATGAACAAGCGAAAACTTGCGCCTATATTATCAGCTTTCATCTGGGGAAGCGGTCAATTCTTTCTATGTAAACAGAGAATCAAGGGTTTGATCTTTTTCCTCATACAGTTTTTAGTAATTGGCATCGAGCTAATTTCGGGATATTGGCCCGAATATTTTGCGGGAATGATACCTGATTTTAACATTCGAATCTATGGCGGATTTTTTACGAGAGGAATATGGGGGTTACGAACACTTGGTGAAGTACCAGGAGTTGAAGGAGGAGATCATTCCACCTTATTGATGGTAAACGGAATTATTGTTTTACTTATATTAATCATCGTGGGACTGATCTATATCTGGAATATTGTCGATGCTTATCGCACAGCAAAGAGAGTAGAAGAAACACAACAGTACATAACTTCAAAGCAATATGCGAAACGACTCTATCAGAAATCTTTTGCTTATATCATTTTAGCACCGATCGGAATTCTTGTTCTATTCGTAAACTTCATGCCGATCCTATTCGCTTTCTTAACCGCATTCACAAACTATAACCGAGACCACCTGCCACCAGCTAACTTACTTGATTGGGTAGGATTTTCAAATTTCGCAAAGTTATTAAAAGTACCAGTTTGGACATCAACATTTCTACAGGTATTGATATGGACCTTAGTTTGGTCTGTAGTAGCAACATTTTCAACTTATTTCTTAGGGATGTTCCAAGCAATGCTTTTAAATAGCAAATGTGTAAAATTTAAATCAATATATCGAGGAATTATGATATTGCCATGGGCCATTCCTCAGATGATCAGCTTGTTAGTGTTCAAGAACTTACTAAATAGTCAATTTGGTCCTTTAAATCAGTTTCTACTAAATATCGGCTTGATTCATGAAAGAATACCATTTCTTACAGATCCATTTGTAGCAAGGATTACCGTCATTGTTGTAAATCTATGGCTCGGTTTTCCAATGTATATGATCATGATCCAAGGCGTATTATCAAACATCGACCATAGCTTGATAGAAGCAGCTGAGATCGATGGAGCAGGAACGATAAAAGTATTTACGAAGATTACCTTGCCGTTAGTATCAAAAGCAACAGCACCATTAGTTGTTATGAATCTGGCAGCCAATTTTAATGGATTTGGTTCGATCTTCTTCTTAACGGACGGAGGACCAACGAATGCATCGCTGCAGTTTGCAGGAGATACGGATATCTTGATCTCATGGATCTACAAGCTGACATTGAATCAACAGATCTACGATATGGCAGCAGTTATGAGTATTATCTTGTTTATCTTTATCGGTTCTATCTCCTTCTGGAACTTTAGACGGACTCGAGCTTTTAAGGAGGTGGATGACTAA
- a CDS encoding transcriptional regulator, LacI family, translating to MNKKVTMRDIARETNVSLATVSYVLNHSEKEKISHTTRLKVLDAAKRLKYVPNLTARSLANKKSNLIGIILNMDEVSTASKKYLYFDLVSELQDCIHQMGYDTVVAVTHEAADIEVITKRSLDGAFIIDIDESLQEQLTKKYYVPIIFVGCDVEDVLFYKVLPDYEAMIQKAFEMLGTTDAYVVMEEVKNRHIREKILSNFRAEDIFINRPDNDIRSFLSKQKGRKGIVIGDMLGMSVERFMPASNFVVVTYAESKGVLLDETRRLIVKNHDMAKKAMETMEQLFHLAYEEGKDNRIIIPYEVYRGK from the coding sequence ATGAACAAGAAAGTAACGATGAGGGATATTGCAAGGGAAACCAATGTCTCTCTAGCGACGGTTTCTTATGTGCTGAATCATTCGGAGAAGGAAAAGATCAGCCATACAACGCGACTTAAAGTATTGGATGCAGCGAAACGATTAAAGTATGTTCCCAATCTCACGGCAAGATCGTTAGCGAATAAAAAGAGTAATCTCATAGGTATTATATTGAATATGGATGAGGTAAGTACGGCAAGTAAGAAGTATCTCTATTTTGATTTAGTCAGTGAGTTGCAAGACTGTATTCATCAGATGGGGTATGATACTGTCGTTGCAGTGACGCATGAAGCAGCAGATATTGAAGTGATCACAAAACGATCATTAGATGGAGCATTTATTATTGATATTGATGAAAGCCTTCAAGAACAGTTGACGAAGAAATATTATGTACCGATCATATTCGTTGGTTGCGATGTCGAGGATGTCTTATTCTATAAGGTCCTGCCTGACTATGAAGCAATGATTCAAAAGGCATTTGAAATGCTTGGAACGACAGATGCCTATGTGGTAATGGAAGAAGTAAAAAACCGTCATATAAGAGAAAAAATCTTATCCAATTTTAGAGCAGAGGATATATTTATTAATCGTCCAGATAATGATATCAGGAGCTTTTTATCAAAACAAAAAGGACGAAAAGGAATCGTCATCGGTGACATGTTAGGAATGTCAGTAGAGCGATTTATGCCTGCTAGTAATTTTGTGGTTGTTACATATGCAGAGAGCAAAGGGGTATTGTTAGATGAGACAAGGCGACTGATCGTTAAAAATCACGATATGGCAAAAAAAGCGATGGAGACAATGGAACAGTTATTTCACCTTGCTTATGAAGAAGGAAAGGATAATCGGATCATTATTCCATATGAAGTATATAGAGGAAAATAA
- a CDS encoding beta-glucoside bgl operon antiterminator, BglG family, which translates to MYQVIKVLNNNGIIAEKNDVEYIFLGKGIGFHHKAGECFESLDEAKVYRLEDKQNNKDPMSALNNVDPLFIDISNAIILEAEKKFGTIDTKILLPLADHIEFSLERQKNNVVISNPFSGEIKALFEEEYQVAIKAKDIIKEYTGVDIKDEEIGYITLHIHSALTEENVTNSMSVVIWVKQMIEDIEDKYQVRLNKDSLSYNRLMTHIKYMITRVLKGEDLKVDMSLYVKNEFPESFEVAKELCKKLSKEVSKEFSEVEVGYLAIHIERVRMMN; encoded by the coding sequence ATGTATCAAGTTATTAAAGTATTAAATAATAATGGAATTATTGCTGAGAAGAATGATGTGGAGTATATATTCCTTGGTAAAGGGATTGGTTTTCATCATAAGGCCGGAGAGTGTTTTGAAAGCTTGGATGAGGCTAAAGTATATCGTTTGGAAGACAAGCAGAATAATAAAGATCCAATGAGTGCTTTAAATAATGTTGATCCATTATTCATCGATATTTCAAATGCGATTATTTTAGAGGCGGAGAAGAAGTTTGGTACGATCGATACTAAGATCCTTCTTCCGCTGGCAGATCATATTGAATTCAGTTTAGAAAGACAGAAGAACAATGTAGTAATATCCAATCCATTTTCTGGGGAGATCAAAGCGTTATTTGAGGAAGAGTATCAAGTTGCCATCAAGGCAAAAGATATTATTAAAGAGTATACGGGTGTCGACATCAAAGATGAAGAGATCGGGTATATCACGCTTCATATCCATTCTGCACTTACAGAAGAAAATGTAACGAATTCCATGAGTGTTGTCATCTGGGTGAAACAGATGATTGAAGACATTGAAGATAAATATCAAGTGAGACTGAATAAAGACAGCCTCTCCTATAACCGTCTGATGACGCATATTAAATATATGATCACTCGTGTGTTAAAAGGAGAAGATTTAAAGGTCGATATGAGCCTTTATGTTAAGAATGAATTCCCTGAATCTTTCGAGGTAGCTAAAGAGTTATGCAAGAAGTTATCAAAAGAGGTAAGTAAGGAGTTCTCAGAAGTGGAAGTTGGTTATCTGGCAATTCATATAGAACGAGTTAGAATGATGAATTAA
- a CDS encoding PTS system, glucose-specific IIC component, whose product MKDKIFGVLQRVGRSFMLPIAILPVAGLFLGIGGSFTNATMVESYGLTKILGQGTFLYNILNVLNECGNVVFANLPLLFAVGVAIGMAKKEKAVAALSAIIAYLVMNAAVSAMIVANNLEKTLPEGSIAPMLGINTLQMGVFGGIIVGLGVAALHNKYYKIELPQVLSFFGGTRFVPIISAIVYLIVGIGMSYVWPFVQNGIYALGDLVLRSGYAGTWVYGFLERLLIPFGLHHVFYMPFWQTAVGGTAMVNGQLIQGAQNIFFAQLADPTVTKFSVEATRFMSGKFPLMIFGLPGAALAMYRTAKPEKRKIAGGLLISAALTAMLTGITEPIEFTFIFVAPLLYGIHCVFAGAAYMLMHIFKVGVGMTFSGGLIDMTLFGIMQGNAKTNWIWIVIVGIFYFAVYYFLFSFLIKKLDLKTPGREEGEGEVKLYTRSDVNAAKGQDGKAEATTGDDMVSALIVKGLGGKSNISDVDCCATRLRCTVYNSALVDEAAFKQSGSAGVIQKGEGVQVIYGPRVSVIKSNLEDYMDKMTTDMPEFTGDVKTEEKDAKEEVKTTEEIVFYSPIKGKVASVTETPDEAFSQKMMGDGAVIFPTEGAVYAPMDCEVVFVFPSKHAIGLKADNDLEALIHVGLDTVNLDGKGFNVLVKDGDRVKRGDKLMEFDLEFIRENATDIATPVIVTNLPDNQTIEMMQSDTINVGDALFKVK is encoded by the coding sequence ATGAAAGACAAGATTTTTGGTGTTTTACAGCGAGTTGGTCGATCATTCATGTTACCAATCGCAATTTTACCAGTTGCTGGTTTGTTCTTAGGAATCGGCGGTTCATTTACAAATGCAACAATGGTTGAATCTTATGGTTTGACTAAAATTTTAGGACAAGGAACTTTCCTTTACAACATTTTAAACGTATTAAACGAATGCGGTAATGTCGTATTCGCTAACTTACCGTTATTGTTCGCAGTTGGTGTAGCAATCGGTATGGCAAAGAAAGAAAAAGCAGTAGCTGCACTTTCTGCAATTATCGCATATTTAGTTATGAACGCAGCAGTATCTGCTATGATCGTAGCAAACAACCTTGAAAAGACTTTACCAGAAGGTTCTATCGCACCAATGTTAGGTATCAATACCTTACAAATGGGTGTATTCGGTGGTATTATCGTTGGTTTAGGTGTTGCGGCACTTCATAATAAGTACTATAAGATTGAATTACCTCAGGTATTATCATTCTTTGGTGGAACACGTTTTGTACCAATTATTTCAGCAATCGTATACTTGATCGTAGGTATTGGAATGTCTTATGTATGGCCATTTGTTCAAAATGGTATTTATGCACTTGGTGATCTCGTATTAAGATCAGGTTATGCAGGAACTTGGGTATATGGTTTCTTAGAAAGATTATTAATTCCTTTCGGTTTACACCATGTATTCTATATGCCATTCTGGCAGACAGCTGTTGGTGGTACAGCAATGGTAAACGGACAGTTGATCCAAGGTGCACAGAATATCTTCTTTGCCCAATTAGCTGATCCTACTGTTACAAAATTCAGTGTAGAGGCTACTAGATTCATGTCTGGTAAATTCCCACTTATGATCTTTGGTCTTCCTGGTGCTGCATTAGCAATGTATCGTACTGCAAAACCAGAAAAGAGAAAGATAGCTGGTGGTTTATTAATTTCAGCAGCTTTAACAGCAATGCTTACAGGTATTACAGAACCAATCGAATTTACATTTATCTTTGTTGCTCCATTATTATATGGTATCCACTGCGTATTCGCAGGTGCTGCTTATATGTTAATGCACATCTTTAAAGTTGGTGTAGGTATGACATTCTCCGGTGGTTTGATCGATATGACATTATTCGGTATCATGCAGGGTAATGCGAAGACAAACTGGATCTGGATCGTTATTGTTGGTATCTTCTACTTTGCAGTATACTATTTCTTATTCTCATTCTTGATCAAGAAGTTAGATTTAAAAACTCCTGGACGTGAAGAAGGTGAAGGAGAAGTTAAGCTTTATACAAGAAGTGATGTGAATGCAGCAAAAGGACAAGATGGTAAAGCAGAAGCAACAACTGGAGATGATATGGTATCTGCATTGATCGTTAAAGGTTTAGGTGGAAAATCCAATATCTCCGATGTAGATTGTTGTGCGACAAGACTTAGATGTACAGTTTATAATTCAGCGTTAGTTGATGAAGCAGCATTTAAGCAATCAGGATCTGCTGGTGTGATTCAAAAAGGAGAAGGTGTCCAAGTTATTTATGGACCAAGAGTATCTGTTATTAAATCTAATTTAGAAGATTATATGGATAAAATGACAACAGATATGCCAGAGTTTACTGGTGATGTAAAGACAGAAGAAAAAGATGCAAAAGAAGAAGTAAAAACGACAGAAGAAATTGTATTCTATAGTCCAATTAAGGGAAAAGTAGCTAGTGTAACTGAGACTCCAGATGAAGCATTCTCTCAAAAAATGATGGGTGATGGAGCGGTTATCTTCCCTACAGAAGGCGCAGTATATGCACCTATGGATTGTGAAGTTGTTTTTGTATTCCCAAGCAAACATGCCATTGGATTAAAAGCAGATAACGATTTAGAAGCATTAATTCACGTGGGATTAGATACTGTTAATTTAGATGGAAAAGGTTTTAATGTATTAGTAAAAGATGGCGACCGCGTAAAACGTGGTGATAAGTTAATGGAATTCGATTTAGAATTTATCCGTGAAAATGCAACTGATATTGCAACGCCAGTAATCGTTACAAACCTTCCAGACAATCAGACAATTGAAATGATGCAATCAGATACGATCAATGTTGGAGATGCATTATTTAAAGTTAAATAG